The Streptococcus pluranimalium genome contains a region encoding:
- the racE gene encoding glutamate racemase — protein sequence MDNRPIGFLDSGVGGLTVVRELMRQLPHEDIIYIGDSARAPYGPRPADQIREYTWQLVNFLLTKNVKMIVIACNTATAVAWEEIKAALDIPVLGVILPGSSAAIKTTQSKKVGVIATPMTVTSDIYQQKVQLLDPQIEVTSMACPKFVPLVESNETGSSIAKKIVYETLAPLVGQVDTLILGCTHYPLLRPIIQNVMGPEVKLIDSGAETVRDISVLLNYFEINRNREAKHQQHCFYTTAGVASFQEIAESWLGQNIRVEHVNLEEALNDTSDL from the coding sequence ATGGATAACCGTCCCATTGGTTTTTTAGATTCAGGTGTTGGAGGCTTGACAGTTGTTAGGGAATTGATGCGACAACTCCCTCACGAAGATATTATCTACATAGGTGACTCAGCTAGAGCACCTTATGGGCCACGACCTGCAGATCAGATTCGAGAGTATACTTGGCAATTGGTGAATTTTCTCTTGACGAAAAACGTCAAAATGATTGTTATTGCATGCAATACAGCGACAGCTGTAGCTTGGGAAGAAATCAAGGCGGCATTGGATATTCCTGTTTTAGGGGTTATCCTGCCAGGATCAAGCGCAGCGATTAAGACAACACAAAGTAAAAAAGTAGGTGTGATAGCGACTCCGATGACTGTGACATCAGATATTTACCAGCAAAAGGTTCAACTTTTGGATCCGCAAATAGAAGTTACTTCTATGGCTTGTCCCAAGTTTGTTCCCTTGGTTGAATCCAATGAAACAGGGTCAAGTATTGCTAAAAAGATTGTCTACGAGACATTAGCACCTTTGGTTGGGCAGGTAGACACTTTAATTTTGGGCTGTACTCACTATCCCTTGCTACGTCCCATTATTCAAAATGTCATGGGACCAGAAGTAAAGCTGATTGACAGCGGTGCGGAGACAGTTCGTGACATTTCAGTTTTACTTAATTATTTTGAAATCAATCGCAATCGAGAAGCAAAACATCAGCAGCATTGTTTCTATACAACAGCTGGTGTTGCTAGCTTTCAAGAAATTGCGGAAAGTTGGTTAGGGCAAAACATCCGTGTGGAGCATGTTAACTTAGAGGAGGCTTTGAATGACACATCAGATTTATGA
- a CDS encoding nucleoside-triphosphate diphosphatase: MTHQIYEYKDDQNWFIGKWADFNYLTCFGNDTDYEKSQDIFHSLLKRLGVESLQVHIAQLSYDVQLIAFLVDVINQEMKRNLHIKRHQGAVLVTEADQLLAVYLPDGGIAVNYFFGRGMSDFGDKLLIATHNEGKVKEFRKMFASLGIELESLNDYPDLPEVEETGMTFEENARLKAETISKLTGRMVLADDSGLKVDALGGLPGVWSARFSAPEPTDAKNNAKLLHELAMVLEQENRSAQFHSTLVVAAPDKDSLVVAADWPGYIAFELKGEDGFGYDPLFLVGETGRTAAQLSPEEKNAISHRGLAMKKLMEEFPTWQNKH, translated from the coding sequence ATGACACATCAGATTTATGAATATAAAGATGACCAAAACTGGTTTATTGGTAAATGGGCAGACTTTAATTACTTGACTTGCTTTGGGAATGACACTGATTATGAAAAGAGTCAAGATATTTTTCACAGTCTTTTAAAAAGACTAGGTGTTGAGAGTTTACAAGTCCATATCGCTCAGTTATCTTATGACGTTCAATTAATCGCTTTTTTAGTTGATGTGATTAATCAAGAAATGAAGCGCAATCTACACATTAAACGCCATCAAGGTGCTGTCCTTGTTACAGAAGCTGACCAACTCTTGGCTGTCTATCTTCCTGATGGTGGTATTGCAGTGAACTACTTTTTTGGAAGAGGTATGTCAGACTTTGGTGATAAGTTACTCATTGCTACGCATAATGAGGGCAAGGTCAAGGAGTTCCGTAAGATGTTTGCTTCTTTAGGAATCGAATTGGAAAGTCTCAATGACTATCCTGACCTTCCTGAAGTCGAAGAGACCGGCATGACTTTCGAAGAGAATGCCCGTCTAAAAGCTGAGACCATTTCAAAATTGACTGGGCGTATGGTCTTAGCAGACGACTCAGGCTTGAAAGTAGATGCTTTGGGTGGTTTGCCAGGCGTTTGGTCAGCTCGTTTTTCAGCACCAGAACCAACGGATGCGAAAAACAATGCTAAACTCTTGCATGAGTTGGCTATGGTTCTTGAGCAAGAAAATCGTAGTGCACAATTTCATTCGACCTTGGTAGTAGCTGCACCAGATAAGGACAGTCTTGTTGTTGCTGCTGACTGGCCGGGCTATATTGCCTTTGAACTCAAAGGAGAAGATGGCTTTGGTTATGATCCGCTTTTCCTTGTTGGAGAGACTGGTCGAACAGCTGCGCAGCTTAGTCCGGAAGAAAAAAATGCTATTTCTCACCGCGGTTTAGCGATGAAAAAACTGATGGAGGAATTTCCAACATGGCAGAACAAACACTAA
- a CDS encoding metallophosphoesterase: MAEQTLIVMSDSHGDKTVVEEIKAHYQGKVDAIFHNGDSELPSDDSVWQGIHVVKGNCDYDSGYADDNVVKLSGLTVAQTHGHLYHINFMWDRLIYFAQQAQADICLYGHLHRAAAWQEEGIVFINPGSVLQPRGDINEKLYAKIVVSSSTVTVDFLDLHHQVYPGLSQEFTR; encoded by the coding sequence ATGGCAGAACAAACACTAATTGTCATGAGTGATTCTCATGGAGATAAAACAGTCGTTGAAGAGATAAAAGCTCATTATCAGGGAAAAGTAGATGCTATTTTTCACAATGGCGATTCTGAATTGCCATCTGATGATTCTGTTTGGCAAGGGATACATGTTGTCAAAGGAAACTGCGACTATGATTCTGGCTATGCAGATGATAATGTTGTTAAGTTATCTGGTTTGACAGTAGCTCAGACGCACGGACACCTATACCATATTAACTTCATGTGGGATCGTTTGATTTACTTCGCTCAGCAAGCCCAAGCAGATATTTGTCTTTATGGTCATTTGCATCGTGCCGCAGCTTGGCAGGAAGAAGGCATTGTTTTCATCAATCCAGGTTCTGTTTTGCAGCCACGCGGTGATATCAATGAAAAACTCTATGCCAAGATTGTCGTATCAAGCAGCACTGTTACCGTTGATTTTTTAGATCTCCATCACCAAGTTTACCCAGGGTTATCACAGGAATTTACAAGATGA
- the cbpB gene encoding cyclic-di-AMP-binding protein CbpB, whose amino-acid sequence MIAKAFEDFLLNYTEHYLIPSKDLAIVVDTHNMDHVLLLMTSNGYSRIPVITKEKHYCGTVSISDMMHYQGEHNLADWELSQTDVAVAVNDKVETILLDASLTEIMHKLVDNPFLPVLDKDQHFMGIITRKSILKAVNALLHDFTEDYDIIPKEKDDN is encoded by the coding sequence ATGATTGCAAAAGCGTTTGAAGATTTTTTATTAAACTATACGGAGCATTACTTGATTCCATCAAAAGATTTAGCTATTGTGGTTGATACGCATAATATGGACCATGTACTTCTTTTGATGACGAGTAATGGTTATTCGCGTATTCCTGTTATCACAAAAGAGAAACATTATTGTGGAACGGTGTCGATTTCTGACATGATGCACTATCAAGGGGAACACAATTTGGCAGATTGGGAACTCTCGCAAACAGATGTGGCTGTAGCGGTCAATGATAAAGTCGAAACAATTTTATTAGATGCTTCCCTAACTGAAATCATGCATAAACTTGTGGATAATCCCTTCTTGCCAGTTTTAGATAAGGATCAGCATTTTATGGGAATTATCACAAGGAAATCTATCCTAAAGGCTGTTAATGCCCTATTGCATGATTTTACAGAGGATTATGACATCATACCAAAAGAAAAAGATGATAACTAA
- the xerD gene encoding site-specific tyrosine recombinase XerD, whose translation MITKETITAFLAEKNISVASQQSYSYDLRQFLDLVESHINDTSLLYYQEFLKSLKVSAQKRKQSSVNQFLLYLYEAGHLDRYHRLKKVKQVSPELKPFQDCDLTFLTAETDYTQGRLIASLLALMGVTMKEMAELKGDMIDLEFKVLKVEKEGQVRILQLPPLIVQQLPQVSDEGYLFDNKGKTYSRQWFFLQLKAYLKSLALGHLTAQDLRHQYILNQIALGKSETEIAKELGLKSTQTLEKYFK comes from the coding sequence ATGATAACTAAAGAGACCATTACCGCTTTTTTAGCTGAAAAAAACATCTCAGTTGCCTCTCAACAATCCTATTCTTATGATTTAAGGCAGTTTCTGGACTTAGTAGAAAGTCACATCAATGACACCAGCTTACTTTATTATCAAGAATTTTTGAAATCCTTAAAAGTTAGTGCCCAGAAGCGTAAACAGTCCTCGGTCAATCAATTTTTACTCTATCTCTACGAAGCAGGTCATCTTGATCGCTATCACCGTTTGAAAAAGGTGAAACAGGTTTCGCCAGAATTGAAGCCTTTTCAAGACTGTGATTTGACTTTTTTGACGGCAGAAACGGATTATACGCAAGGTCGCTTAATTGCATCATTGTTAGCTCTGATGGGTGTGACAATGAAAGAAATGGCGGAACTTAAGGGAGATATGATTGACCTTGAGTTTAAGGTTTTAAAGGTTGAAAAAGAAGGACAAGTTCGGATTTTGCAGTTGCCACCATTGATTGTGCAGCAACTTCCGCAAGTATCTGACGAGGGCTATCTCTTTGATAACAAGGGGAAGACTTATTCCCGTCAGTGGTTTTTTTTACAGTTGAAAGCTTATTTAAAGAGTCTTGCCTTGGGCCATCTAACTGCTCAAGACTTGCGGCATCAGTATATTTTAAATCAAATAGCTTTAGGAAAATCAGAGACAGAAATTGCTAAAGAGCTAGGTTTAAAATCAACCCAAACACTTGAGAAATATTTCAAATAA
- a CDS encoding segregation/condensation protein A gives MDIKLKDFEGPLDLLLHLVSKYEVDIYDVPLVEVIEQYLAYLATLQAMKLEVAGEYMVMASQLMLIKSRKLLPKIVEESPLEEDLEMELLSQIEEYKRFKAISQELDQQHQERAKLFSKAKTEIVSEDVTLKEDKTTLDLYLAFSKIMAQKQAAFNQEHTTIAADDYRIEDMMIFVEDQLEVGKSKSMRQLFQEVESKEQMITIFLAILELVKRQVVRVQQEANFSDVTLRREAT, from the coding sequence ATGGATATAAAATTAAAAGATTTTGAAGGTCCTCTTGATTTACTTTTGCACTTGGTGTCAAAGTATGAAGTGGATATTTATGATGTGCCTTTAGTCGAGGTTATCGAGCAATATTTGGCCTATTTAGCAACACTTCAGGCTATGAAGTTGGAAGTGGCTGGTGAGTATATGGTCATGGCTAGCCAGCTCATGCTAATCAAGAGCCGTAAACTGTTACCAAAAATAGTAGAAGAAAGTCCTCTTGAAGAGGATCTTGAAATGGAACTCCTCTCGCAAATCGAAGAGTACAAGCGTTTCAAGGCTATCTCGCAAGAGTTAGATCAACAGCACCAAGAGCGAGCTAAATTATTTTCTAAAGCTAAGACAGAGATTGTGTCTGAAGACGTGACTTTAAAAGAAGATAAGACGACCTTGGATCTCTATCTTGCTTTTTCAAAAATCATGGCTCAAAAGCAAGCAGCATTCAACCAGGAACATACCACTATCGCAGCAGACGATTATCGTATTGAAGATATGATGATTTTTGTTGAAGACCAACTTGAAGTGGGAAAGTCTAAGTCCATGCGACAATTATTTCAAGAAGTTGAGAGTAAGGAGCAGATGATTACGATCTTTTTAGCGATTTTAGAATTAGTTAAAAGGCAAGTCGTGCGTGTTCAGCAAGAGGCTAATTTCTCAGACGTTACCTTAAGAAGGGAGGCAACATGA
- the scpB gene encoding SMC-Scp complex subunit ScpB yields the protein MTTLSQIEALLFVAGEEGLSIRQLAELLELPPSGLQQSMEKLVEKYENDKDSALTILESANTYKLVTKEYYAELLKSYAHTPVNQSLSRASLETLSIIAYKQPITRIEVDEIRGVNSSGAIGKLQAFGLVAEVGKKEVLGRPNLYATTDYFLDYMGINSLDELVDVSAIDIKEEEVALFADVPSLEE from the coding sequence ATGACAACCTTATCACAAATTGAAGCCCTTCTTTTTGTAGCTGGAGAAGAGGGATTATCCATCCGTCAATTAGCAGAACTATTAGAATTGCCGCCATCAGGCTTACAGCAGTCTATGGAAAAATTAGTTGAAAAATATGAAAATGATAAGGATTCTGCCCTAACCATTTTAGAATCAGCTAATACTTATAAATTAGTCACTAAAGAGTATTATGCAGAACTTCTGAAGTCATATGCTCATACTCCTGTTAACCAGAGCTTGTCTCGAGCAAGTCTTGAGACGCTATCTATAATTGCCTACAAGCAGCCCATTACTCGTATTGAGGTTGATGAGATTCGTGGGGTTAATTCAAGTGGGGCTATCGGCAAACTGCAGGCCTTTGGCTTGGTTGCAGAGGTTGGAAAGAAGGAAGTTCTTGGACGCCCAAATCTATATGCGACAACAGATTACTTTTTAGATTACATGGGAATCAATAGTCTCGATGAACTGGTTGACGTCTCAGCCATTGACATCAAAGAAGAAGAGGTGGCATTGTTTGCGGATGTCCCCTCTCTAGAAGAATAA
- a CDS encoding pseudouridine synthase, producing MRINKYIAHAGVASRRKAEELIKKGLVTINGKTVTELATTVKSGDLVEVEGSPIYNEEKVYYLLNKPRGVISSVSDEKGRQTVVDLLPQVKERIYPVGRLDWDTSGLLLLTNDGDFTDKMIHPRNEIDKIYVARVKGIATKENLRPLTRGVVIDGKKTKPARYNIIKVEADKNRSVVELIIHEGRNHQVKKMFESVGLLVDKLSRTRFGTLDLTGLRPGESRRLNKKEVSQLHNMAVNKTK from the coding sequence ATGAGAATTAACAAATATATTGCCCACGCAGGTGTGGCAAGCCGTCGTAAGGCGGAAGAATTAATCAAAAAAGGTTTGGTTACGATTAATGGAAAGACGGTCACCGAGTTGGCAACAACGGTTAAATCAGGTGATCTAGTTGAAGTCGAAGGTAGTCCGATTTATAATGAAGAAAAAGTTTACTATCTCTTAAATAAGCCTCGTGGCGTGATTTCAAGCGTGTCCGACGAAAAAGGTCGTCAGACGGTTGTTGATTTGTTACCACAAGTTAAGGAAAGAATTTATCCTGTAGGTCGTTTAGACTGGGATACTTCTGGATTACTGTTATTGACAAATGATGGTGATTTCACGGATAAGATGATTCATCCTCGTAATGAGATTGATAAGATTTATGTGGCGCGTGTGAAAGGAATTGCGACCAAGGAGAATCTCCGTCCCTTAACTCGTGGTGTTGTGATTGATGGCAAGAAGACCAAGCCAGCTCGCTACAATATTATCAAAGTTGAAGCTGATAAAAATCGTTCTGTTGTTGAGTTGATTATCCATGAAGGGCGTAATCATCAGGTCAAAAAGATGTTTGAATCAGTTGGGTTACTCGTTGATAAATTATCAAGGACACGCTTTGGGACCCTTGATTTAACAGGACTTCGTCCAGGAGAATCTCGCCGATTGAATAAAAAAGAAGTGAGTCAGCTCCATAATATGGCTGTCAATAAAACCAAATGA
- the yidD gene encoding membrane protein insertion efficiency factor YidD, which translates to MKHLLIASVRWYQKYLSPLTPSSCRFRPTCSQYMIEAVDKHGLKGVIMGLARIVRCHPLSKRGLDPVPDHFSLRRNRQSCHQESAMGNKEMIK; encoded by the coding sequence ATGAAACATTTATTGATAGCATCAGTTCGTTGGTATCAAAAATACCTGTCACCTTTAACACCGAGTTCTTGTCGCTTTAGACCGACTTGTTCCCAGTACATGATTGAGGCTGTTGATAAGCATGGCTTAAAAGGAGTCATTATGGGTTTGGCGAGAATTGTGCGATGTCATCCTCTATCAAAAAGAGGACTTGATCCTGTCCCAGATCATTTTTCATTGAGGAGAAATCGTCAGTCTTGTCATCAAGAATCAGCAATGGGTAACAAAGAGATGATTAAATAG
- a CDS encoding Na/Pi cotransporter family protein, whose protein sequence is MSINWQEIAFTFLGGLGLFLFSIKYMGDGLQQAAGDKLRYYIDKYTSNPFLGVLIGIVITGLIQSSSGVTAIAVGLVSAGLLGLRQAIGIVMGANIGTTVTSFLIGFKLGDYGLPILFVGAVLFLFVKNRKFNNLGKILFGLGGLFFALNLMGDAMAPLKDIQAFRDYMVGLSDSPIQGVFIGTVLTVLIQSSSATIGILQSLYAGGLVDLQGALPILFGDNIGTTITAVLAALGSNIAAKRVAGAHVMFNVIGTVICLILLAPFTHLVEWFQGNLGLTKEMTIAFAHGTFNITNTVIQFPFIGALAYIVTKIIPGEDEVVKYEALYLDRGLITSAPSIALGNAKRELVHLASYAVQALEASYAYISSSDSKYATKVEKYENAVNTIDEELTSYLIDISNEALNESENEVLASSLDSSRDLERIADHANELAQLTTEILSKNVIFSEEAQAELKKMYTMTHRLVLDSIRVIVDHDKVLAGELLERHKEIAKLERQYRRVHTKRLNRGECSAQAGISYVDILSHYTRISDHGINLVEKVIEDVI, encoded by the coding sequence ATGTCTATCAACTGGCAAGAGATTGCCTTTACTTTTCTAGGTGGTCTGGGACTCTTCCTTTTCAGTATCAAATATATGGGAGACGGTTTACAGCAGGCTGCGGGAGATAAATTACGTTATTATATTGACAAGTACACTAGTAATCCGTTTTTAGGAGTGCTGATTGGGATTGTTATTACTGGTCTCATTCAGTCTAGTTCAGGAGTAACTGCGATTGCCGTTGGCTTGGTATCGGCAGGTCTCTTGGGACTTAGACAAGCTATTGGTATCGTGATGGGTGCCAATATCGGAACGACCGTGACCTCATTCCTGATTGGTTTTAAGTTAGGCGACTATGGACTGCCTATTTTATTTGTTGGTGCGGTATTATTCTTATTTGTGAAAAATCGTAAATTTAACAATTTAGGAAAAATTCTTTTCGGTCTAGGTGGCCTCTTCTTTGCTTTAAATCTCATGGGAGATGCAATGGCACCTTTGAAGGATATTCAAGCCTTTCGAGATTATATGGTTGGCTTGAGTGATAGCCCTATTCAAGGTGTTTTTATTGGAACAGTTTTGACGGTTCTCATTCAGTCGTCATCAGCTACAATAGGGATTTTACAAAGTCTTTATGCTGGTGGTTTAGTTGATTTACAGGGAGCTTTACCAATTCTTTTTGGAGATAATATCGGGACGACCATTACAGCTGTTTTGGCAGCTTTAGGGTCAAACATTGCGGCTAAACGTGTGGCTGGAGCTCATGTAATGTTCAATGTTATTGGTACTGTTATCTGTTTAATTCTTTTGGCACCTTTTACACACTTGGTCGAATGGTTCCAAGGGAACTTAGGGTTAACAAAAGAGATGACGATTGCCTTTGCTCATGGTACCTTTAACATTACTAATACAGTAATTCAATTTCCGTTTATTGGCGCCTTAGCTTATATTGTAACGAAGATTATTCCAGGAGAAGACGAAGTGGTTAAATACGAAGCCCTTTATCTTGACCGTGGGCTTATCACATCGGCACCATCTATCGCTCTTGGAAATGCTAAACGCGAATTGGTTCATCTTGCTTCCTACGCTGTTCAAGCTTTAGAAGCCTCATATGCTTACATCTCTTCATCAGATAGCAAGTATGCTACTAAAGTAGAGAAATACGAAAATGCTGTCAACACGATTGATGAAGAATTGACGAGCTATCTCATTGATATCTCAAATGAGGCTCTCAATGAGAGTGAAAATGAAGTGCTCGCCAGTTCTCTAGATTCTTCTCGAGATCTAGAACGTATCGCTGACCATGCTAACGAATTGGCACAATTAACGACAGAAATATTGTCTAAGAATGTTATTTTCTCGGAGGAAGCACAGGCTGAGCTCAAGAAAATGTATACCATGACGCACCGTTTGGTTTTAGATAGTATTCGTGTCATTGTTGACCATGATAAGGTTCTCGCTGGAGAACTTTTGGAACGCCACAAAGAGATTGCAAAATTGGAACGTCAATATCGCCGTGTTCATACCAAGCGTCTGAATCGTGGAGAATGTTCAGCTCAAGCGGGTATTAGCTATGTTGATATCTTGTCTCATTACACTCGTATTTCAGATCATGGGATTAACTTGGTGGAGAAGGTTATCGAAGACGTTATTTAA
- the nagA gene encoding N-acetylglucosamine-6-phosphate deacetylase, which translates to MTQYLKADRFYFVDGLKEGGYLTLLDGHFGRWQNEKPTDGDILDYSGKQIAPGLVDTHIHGYAGWDVMDASPEGIHAMSEGLLSTGVTSFLPTTLTSSSESLEKAAATVASVAEKVKGAKIQGIYFEGPYFTEEYKGAQNPDYMFDPSLEEFAKWQKAAQGKIKKIALAPERQGVEEFVSTVTQQGVTVALGHSNATYEKAKAAVDAGASVWVHAYNGMRGLTHREPGMVGAVYNIPDTYAELITDGHHVSPVASEILMREKGHDHVALITDCMRAGGQPDGDYTLGEFPVVVENGTARLKDSGNLAGSILKLKDGIKNVVAWGIATPEEAIKMASYVPAKSVGIDHVCGQLTEGYAADFIVLDDDLELIATYLNGQKVFEA; encoded by the coding sequence ATGACCCAATATTTAAAAGCTGATCGATTTTATTTTGTGGATGGCCTTAAAGAAGGTGGCTACCTTACTCTCTTGGATGGTCATTTTGGCCGATGGCAGAATGAGAAGCCGACTGATGGCGACATTTTAGACTACAGTGGTAAGCAAATAGCTCCTGGGTTGGTAGATACCCACATTCATGGTTATGCTGGTTGGGATGTGATGGATGCTTCTCCTGAAGGCATTCATGCCATGAGTGAAGGCCTCTTATCAACAGGAGTGACATCCTTTTTACCGACTACTTTGACCTCATCATCTGAATCTTTAGAAAAGGCAGCAGCAACTGTTGCTAGTGTTGCTGAGAAGGTTAAAGGAGCTAAAATTCAAGGCATCTACTTTGAAGGTCCTTATTTCACAGAAGAGTACAAAGGTGCCCAAAACCCAGACTATATGTTCGACCCTAGCTTAGAAGAATTTGCCAAGTGGCAAAAAGCGGCTCAAGGAAAGATTAAGAAAATCGCTTTAGCCCCAGAACGACAAGGTGTTGAAGAGTTTGTGTCAACTGTGACTCAGCAGGGAGTAACCGTTGCTTTGGGACATTCCAATGCCACTTACGAGAAGGCGAAAGCAGCAGTAGATGCAGGCGCCTCTGTCTGGGTTCATGCTTACAATGGGATGAGGGGTTTGACACACCGTGAACCAGGGATGGTTGGTGCTGTTTATAATATTCCTGATACCTATGCTGAGCTCATTACAGACGGGCACCACGTGTCACCTGTAGCTAGTGAAATCCTCATGCGTGAAAAAGGACACGATCATGTAGCTTTGATTACAGATTGTATGCGGGCAGGCGGTCAGCCTGATGGGGATTATACATTAGGTGAATTTCCAGTTGTTGTTGAAAATGGAACCGCTCGTTTGAAAGATAGTGGCAATCTGGCTGGTTCTATTCTGAAACTCAAAGACGGTATTAAAAATGTGGTTGCTTGGGGTATCGCGACACCAGAAGAAGCGATTAAAATGGCTTCTTATGTGCCGGCAAAATCCGTCGGCATTGACCATGTCTGTGGGCAATTAACAGAAGGCTACGCAGCTGACTTTATCGTCTTAGACGATGATTTGGAATTGATTGCGACTTATTTGAATGGACAGAAAGTTTTTGAAGCATAA
- a CDS encoding elongation factor Tu has protein sequence MEVHYLVTGQEELETYQTFYENHQSRLADFQAFLRKHYVLEELPQMLVFSNLAGATSIVRDITIPAYTNDTRLVMTPEIDIWKQIYLAQLDDYPNEDTSAIKVHYSRLSENHLLQIIGHELAHWSELFEDDFEDYESFIWFEEGMVEYLSRQYFLTADEFQAEKNCNKALVDLYQKKYGWHSLNDFGKETYEGNYASIFYEYWRSFLTIDQLVSSLGSEKEVFSLYHQWLQTNHSKPLLDWLVDNNFLEKEF, from the coding sequence ATGGAAGTTCATTATCTAGTAACTGGGCAAGAGGAACTAGAAACCTATCAAACTTTCTATGAGAATCATCAATCGAGATTAGCAGATTTTCAAGCGTTTTTGAGAAAGCATTATGTTCTTGAAGAGTTACCGCAAATGCTAGTATTCTCAAATCTTGCAGGAGCAACATCCATTGTTCGTGATATTACGATACCTGCTTATACTAATGACACTAGACTTGTGATGACCCCTGAAATAGATATCTGGAAGCAGATTTATCTAGCGCAGCTAGACGATTATCCTAATGAGGATACTAGTGCTATAAAAGTTCATTACAGTCGCTTATCGGAAAACCATCTCCTTCAAATCATTGGTCATGAGTTAGCGCATTGGTCGGAACTCTTTGAAGATGACTTTGAGGATTATGAAAGTTTTATTTGGTTTGAAGAAGGTATGGTTGAATATCTTAGTCGTCAATATTTTTTGACAGCTGATGAATTTCAAGCTGAAAAAAACTGTAATAAGGCACTGGTTGATTTGTATCAGAAAAAATATGGTTGGCATTCACTTAATGATTTTGGAAAAGAAACTTATGAGGGGAACTATGCCAGTATTTTTTATGAGTACTGGAGAAGTTTTCTAACGATTGATCAACTTGTCTCCAGTTTAGGATCGGAAAAAGAAGTGTTTTCCCTCTATCATCAATGGCTGCAAACCAATCACTCAAAGCCTTTATTAGATTGGTTGGTAGATAATAACTTTTTAGAAAAAGAGTTCTAA
- the glyQ gene encoding glycine--tRNA ligase subunit alpha — protein MSTKKLTFQEIILTLQQYWNDQGCMLMQAYDNEKGAGTMSPYTFLRAIGPEPWNAAYVEPSRRPADGRYGENPNRLYQHHQFQVVMKPSPSNIQELYLESLEKLGINPLEHDIRFVEDNWENPSTGSAGLGWEVWLDGMEITQFTYFQQVGGLATSPVTAEVTYGLERLASYIQEVDSVYDIEWAPGVKYGEIFLQPEYEHSKYSFELSNQDMLLENFEKFEKEAGRALEEGLVHPAYDYVLKCSHTFNLLDARGAVSVTERAGYISRIRNLARVVAKTFVAERKKLGFPLLDETTRAELLKEDAE, from the coding sequence ATGTCAACAAAAAAATTGACCTTTCAAGAAATTATTTTAACTTTACAACAATACTGGAATGATCAGGGCTGTATGCTGATGCAGGCTTACGATAATGAAAAAGGTGCAGGTACGATGAGTCCTTACACTTTCCTTCGCGCCATTGGTCCTGAGCCATGGAATGCGGCTTATGTAGAGCCTTCACGTCGTCCAGCAGATGGTCGTTATGGGGAAAACCCTAACCGCCTCTACCAACACCACCAATTCCAAGTGGTTATGAAACCATCCCCATCAAATATTCAAGAACTTTACCTTGAGTCCTTGGAAAAATTGGGGATCAATCCTTTGGAACACGATATCCGCTTTGTTGAAGATAACTGGGAAAATCCATCAACTGGATCAGCTGGTCTGGGTTGGGAAGTGTGGCTCGATGGGATGGAAATCACTCAGTTTACTTACTTCCAACAAGTTGGTGGTCTAGCAACATCACCAGTAACGGCTGAAGTAACTTACGGTTTGGAGCGTTTAGCCTCTTATATCCAAGAAGTTGACTCGGTGTATGATATTGAGTGGGCACCAGGTGTTAAATATGGTGAAATCTTCTTGCAACCTGAGTACGAACATTCTAAATATTCCTTTGAACTATCTAATCAAGACATGCTCTTGGAAAATTTTGAGAAATTTGAAAAAGAAGCTGGTCGTGCCTTGGAAGAAGGCCTTGTTCATCCAGCTTATGACTACGTTTTAAAATGTTCTCATACCTTTAACTTGCTAGATGCGCGTGGCGCGGTTTCTGTTACAGAACGTGCTGGTTATATTTCCCGTATCCGTAATCTAGCGCGTGTCGTTGCCAAAACTTTTGTAGCAGAACGCAAAAAACTAGGTTTCCCACTCTTAGACGAAACCACACGAGCAGAACTATTGAAGGAGGATGCGGAATAA